GGGCAACGCGTGCAATAGCCTTTGGGTCTGTCTTTAGTTCCTTAAGCTGTTGCATGTCATGCTGATATTGGCTGTCATACTTTCGGATTTCAGTTTTTAAGTCTTCAATCTGATAAGCATACTCTATACGTTTCATAAAACTGTTCTCATCTAAAACGCCTACAATGAGTACGCCCAAGATGATGACGATATGAAACTTAAATCGGCTGAAAAAATTGTAAATATGTCCGGTAATCTTACTCACTTCTTTACATTCTTTTTTGCAAAAGTAAGGAAAAGATTGCATATCGGAGCATGAAACATACATATTTTTAGCAAATTAACAATTTAATTCTTTCCTCCTTCCTCCTCTTTTCTTAACTTTTATTACCTTTGCATATACAATTAGAATTTGAAACTATGGATGAATATATTGTTTCGGCGCGAAAGTATCGTCCGATGTCCTTTGATTCCGTTGTTGGACAACAGGCGTTGACGACTACGCTGAAGAATGCTGTGAAGAGTGGTAAGCTGGCTCATGCCTACCTTTTCTGCGGTCCACGAGGAGTGGGCAAGACTACTTGTGCTCGAATTTTTGCGAAGGCTATCAACTGTGAACATCCAACAGCTGATGGTGAGGCTTGTAACGAGTGTGAGAGTTGTAAGGCGTTTGGAGAAGGAAGAAGCTATAATATCTTCGAATTAGATGCTGCCAGCAATAACTCTGTTGAGAACATCAAGTCATTGATGGATCAGACGCGTATTCCGCCACAGGTTGGTCGCTATAAGGTCTTTATCATTGATGAGGTTCATATGCTCTCTACAGCTGCCTTTAATGCTTTTCTAAAGACTTTGGAGGAACCGCCTGCACACGTTATCTTCATCCTTGCAACAACAGAAAAACATAAGATTCTCCCAACGATTCTCTCTCGCTGTCAGATTTACGACTTCGAGCGTATGACGGTTCCTAATATCATCAACCATCTTAAGCGTGTTGCTGAGAAGGAGAACATTCAATTTGACGAAGAGGCTCTGAACGTTATTGCTGAGAAAGCGGATGGCGGAATGCGTGACGCGCTCTCAATATTCGATCAGGCTGCAAGTTTCTCACAAGGAAATATCACTTATCAGAAGGTGATTGAGGACTTGAATGTACTCGATGCAGAGAATTATTTTAATATCATCGACCTTGCTTTAGAGAATAAAGTGAGTGAGATAATGGTTCTCTTGAACAGCGTTATTAATAAGGGATTTGATGGTGGACATCTTGTGAATGGTTTGGCATCTCATGTCCGTAATGTGTTGATGGCAAAGGATGCACAGACACTTCCTTTGCTTGAAGTAAGCGAACAACTGCGTAATCGCTATCAGTTGCAGGCACAAAAATGCCCTATCAACTTCCTTTATACGGCTTTGCAGATTATGAACCGTTGTGATGTGGAATATCGTCAGAGTTCTAATAAACGTTTGTTGGTGGAACTGACGCTCATCCAAGTAGCGCAAATTACGCAGAAGGATGATGATGTCCCAGCCTCGGGGCGCAGC
The Prevotella melaninogenica DNA segment above includes these coding regions:
- a CDS encoding FtsB family cell division protein, with the protein product MSKITGHIYNFFSRFKFHIVIILGVLIVGVLDENSFMKRIEYAYQIEDLKTEIRKYDSQYQHDMQQLKELKTDPKAIARVARERYFMKADNEDIFVLSDDEHQTENTAKNETTE
- a CDS encoding DNA polymerase III subunit gamma/tau — encoded protein: MDEYIVSARKYRPMSFDSVVGQQALTTTLKNAVKSGKLAHAYLFCGPRGVGKTTCARIFAKAINCEHPTADGEACNECESCKAFGEGRSYNIFELDAASNNSVENIKSLMDQTRIPPQVGRYKVFIIDEVHMLSTAAFNAFLKTLEEPPAHVIFILATTEKHKILPTILSRCQIYDFERMTVPNIINHLKRVAEKENIQFDEEALNVIAEKADGGMRDALSIFDQAASFSQGNITYQKVIEDLNVLDAENYFNIIDLALENKVSEIMVLLNSVINKGFDGGHLVNGLASHVRNVLMAKDAQTLPLLEVSEQLRNRYQLQAQKCPINFLYTALQIMNRCDVEYRQSSNKRLLVELTLIQVAQITQKDDDVPASGRSPKRLKSLFKNLILKAQQRPTPQVVGSLKRDDTAARGSNDSDVVSVEVVSSPEKPVTETSGVRPKVNVSSGLPNSVNLGSLTMSFDNLLKTDKKKKQDEEVEITNKDEHEGFTQQDLVVSWRAMCSRMPERMQALSQRMKNITPTISEYPAILVLADNNIQLNEMLAIKSRIRATLAKELRNGQIEVEIRLAKHEEIKPMLTPRESLSKLLETNHPVKKLIDTLGLCLD